Proteins co-encoded in one Medicago truncatula cultivar Jemalong A17 chromosome 8, MtrunA17r5.0-ANR, whole genome shotgun sequence genomic window:
- the LOC120575827 gene encoding putative ubiquitin-conjugating enzyme E2 38, translating to MDRHHHADSLNSGVVKKRKQEDEQDALVPGHGSSMSVGESSGSGDMCKNTTSMSPNSIGSDSEISFHNDDEDMIDDDALEDPDDGSDYYDDEEIYEDEYSFLQDQFDNVDLPPGVEASVPWLKDVASSECKRAGSHANSESSSKAEVDESTDAVMQKFRQFKQFDTVDSIPDHYYDKIGASAAETQRPKNWTKKIQEEWKILEENLPDKIFVRVCESRMELIRAVIVGPLGTPYHDGLFFFDCFFPAKYPAVPPQVHYHSGGLRLNPNLYNSGKVCLSLLGTWHGKNCENWNPAKSTMLQVLVSIQALILNEKPFFNEPGYAESYRADEGQRRSKDYNDNTFVLSLKTMMYTLRKPPKLFEEFVAGHFRLRARNILTACRSYAEGGPVGEVLHNAAQSSRNASVSAKNQKEFQSAVNRMMNTLIAFFTKNGSTDCEEFRSPEIYNITPAAATANLEVFNIENNNITQV from the exons ATGGATCGTCATCATCATGCCGATTCCCTCAATTCTGGCGTCGTCAAGAAACGAAAACAAGAGGACGAGCAG GATGCTTTGGTCCCTGGTCATGGAAGTTCTATGAGTGTAGGAGAATCATCTGGTAGTGGTGATATGTGCAAGAATACGACCTCAATGTCACCGAATTCAATTGGTTCTGATTCTGAAATATCATTTCACAACGATGATGAggatatgattgatgatgatgcaCTTGAAGATCCTGATGATGGCTCTGACTATTACGACGATGAGGAAATCTATGAAGATGAATACTCATTTTTGCAGGATCAATTTGACAATGTGGATTTGCCTCCGGGGGTAGAAGCATCAGTGCCTTGGTTGAAGGATGTTGCTTCTAGCGAATGCAAGCGGGCTGGTTCTCATGCCAATTCAGAGTCCAGTTCGAAAGCTGAAGTAGATGAATCCACAGATGCAGTCATGCAAAAGTTTCGGCAATTTAAGCAATTTGATACTGTTGATTCTATTCCTGATCATTACTATGATAAGATAGGCGCTTCAGCTGCAGAGACACAG CGACCAAAGAactggacaaaaaaaattcaggaggaatggaaaattttagaggaaaatTTGCCAG ATAAAATCTTTGTGAGAGTTTGTGAATCTAGGATGGAGCTTATTAGGGCTGTCATCGTTGGACCTCTAGGCACGCCCTACCATGACGgtcttttcttctttgattgctTCTTTCCTGCAAAGTACCCTGCAGTTCCACCG CAAGTTCACTACCACTCAGGTGGCTTGAGGCTAAATCCAAATTTATATAATAGTGGGAAAGTCTGCCTTAGTCTCTTAGGTACGTGGCATGGTAAGAACTGCGAAAACTGGAATCCAGCTAAATCAACCATGCTACAAGTCTTGGTTTCTATTCAAGCTCTGATTCTGAATGAGAAGCCTTTTTTTAATGAGCCTGGATATGCTGAGTCATATCGTGCTGATGAGGGGCAAAGGAGATCCAAGGATTACAATGATAATACATTTGTTTTATCCTTGAAGACAATGATGTATACACTGCGTAAACCACCTAAG CTTTTTGAGGAATTTGTTGCGGGACATTTCCGCCTAAGGGCGAGGAACATACTGACAGCTTGTAGATCATATGCTGAGGGGGGGCCAGTTGGAGAAGTTTTGCATAATGCAGCCCAAAGTAGTCGTAATGCTAGTGTTTCTGCTAAGAACCAAAAAGAATTTCAGTCAGCTGTGAATAGGATGATGAATACCCTTATtgcatttttcaccaaaaatgGCTCCACAGACTGCGAAGAATTTCGATCTCCTGAGATTTATAATATAACTCCCGCTGCTGCTACTGCTAACTTGGAAGTTTTCAACATAGAGAACAACAACATAACCCAGGTCTGA
- the LOC112418105 gene encoding uncharacterized protein, producing MNWIQRKIHLYNVTFGLFMLDWWERCTFNILVIVLMCFVVRYIAQFIKRYVFLW from the exons ATGAATTGGATTCAGCGAAAGATCCACCTTTACAATGTGACATTTGGGCTTTTTATGTTGGATTGGTGGGAGCGTTGTACTTTTA ATATTTTGGTGATTGTACTAATGTGTTTTGTAGTACGCTACATAGCCCAGTTCATCAAGAG GTATGTCTTTTTGTGGTAA